A region from the Aliarcobacter thereius LMG 24486 genome encodes:
- a CDS encoding nickel-dependent hydrogenase large subunit codes for MSNKRVIIDPITRIEGHLRVEVEVDENNVIQKAYSSSTLWRGLETIVKNRDPRDAGFLMQRICGVCTYSHYRAGIEAVENALGIVPPLNAKLTRSLMSMALFMHDHVVHFYHLHGLDWVDIVSALDADEKKASNEAFKYADFPISTGENDLKKVKTRVKEFVEKGQLGPFANAYWGHKTYRLSAEQNLILLSHYLKALEVQRDLAKLMAIFGGKQPHPQSLSVGGVTCIMDLLDPSRMGEYLTLFKNAAEFIENAYHADIVMAASVYKDELSVTQEAGVMNFMANQEVMLNKTEFLFDSGIIFDGDLSKVFDINEDLITEEATHAWYENDEALHPYDGKTNPLYTGLKDMKTVGMNKELVDSKVLDVKGKYSWIKSPRYDGKAMEVGPLACILVSYARGNKRVVPIVDEFLAKTGLPKSALFTALGRTAARMLQVKTIAKHGLETFNTLIENLKVDEETFTSYKIDKNKEYKGRYLGDVPRGMLSHWVRIKNGVIENYQAVVPSTWNAGPIDAKGQMGPYEANLVGLKVQDISQPLEIIRIIHSFDPCIACAVHVMDQKGNDLGTYKVDPLYGFSCNS; via the coding sequence GTGTCAAATAAAAGAGTTATAATAGACCCAATTACAAGAATAGAGGGGCATTTAAGAGTTGAAGTTGAAGTTGATGAAAATAATGTGATTCAAAAAGCTTATTCATCTTCAACTTTATGGAGAGGATTAGAGACAATAGTAAAAAATAGAGATCCAAGAGATGCAGGTTTTTTAATGCAAAGAATTTGTGGAGTTTGTACATATTCTCATTATAGAGCAGGAATTGAGGCTGTTGAAAATGCTTTAGGAATAGTACCTCCTTTAAATGCAAAACTTACAAGAAGTTTAATGTCAATGGCACTTTTTATGCATGATCATGTTGTTCATTTCTATCATCTTCATGGGCTTGATTGGGTTGATATTGTATCAGCTCTTGATGCAGATGAAAAAAAAGCTTCAAATGAAGCGTTTAAATATGCAGACTTTCCAATATCAACAGGTGAAAATGATTTAAAAAAAGTTAAAACAAGAGTAAAAGAGTTTGTTGAAAAAGGACAATTAGGACCTTTTGCAAATGCTTATTGGGGACACAAAACTTATAGATTATCTGCTGAACAAAATTTAATCTTATTATCACACTATTTAAAAGCATTAGAAGTTCAAAGAGATTTAGCAAAACTTATGGCTATTTTTGGTGGAAAGCAACCACATCCTCAAAGTTTAAGTGTAGGTGGAGTTACATGTATTATGGATCTCTTAGATCCTTCAAGAATGGGGGAATACCTAACACTATTTAAAAATGCAGCAGAGTTTATAGAAAATGCTTATCATGCAGATATCGTAATGGCAGCTAGTGTTTATAAAGATGAGTTATCAGTTACGCAAGAGGCTGGAGTTATGAACTTTATGGCTAATCAAGAAGTTATGTTAAATAAGACAGAGTTTTTATTTGATTCGGGAATTATTTTTGATGGAGATTTATCAAAAGTATTTGATATAAATGAAGATTTAATAACAGAAGAAGCAACTCATGCTTGGTATGAAAATGATGAAGCACTTCATCCTTATGATGGTAAAACAAATCCTTTATATACAGGATTAAAAGATATGAAAACTGTTGGAATGAATAAAGAGCTTGTAGATTCAAAAGTCTTAGATGTAAAAGGTAAATATTCATGGATAAAATCTCCAAGATATGATGGAAAAGCTATGGAAGTTGGACCACTTGCTTGTATTTTAGTATCTTATGCAAGAGGAAATAAAAGAGTAGTTCCAATAGTTGATGAATTTTTAGCTAAAACAGGTTTACCAAAAAGTGCATTATTTACTGCTCTAGGAAGAACAGCTGCTAGAATGCTTCAAGTAAAAACTATTGCAAAACATGGATTAGAAACATTTAATACTTTAATAGAAAATTTAAAAGTAGATGAAGAGACTTTTACATCTTACAAAATAGATAAAAACAAAGAGTATAAAGGTAGATATTTAGGAGATGTTCCAAGAGGAATGTTATCTCATTGGGTAAGAATAAAAAATGGAGTTATTGAAAATTATCAAGCTGTTGTTCCTTCAACTTGGAATGCAGGACCAATTGATGCAAAAGGACAAATGGGACCTTATGAAGCAAATTTAGTTGGTTTAAAAGTTCAAGATATTTCTCAACCACTTGAAATTATTAGAATTATTCATAGTTTTGACCCTTGTATTGCATGTGCTGTTCATGTTATGGATCAAAAAGGTAATGATTTAGGAACATACAAAGTAGATCCATTATATGGTTTTTCTTGCAATAGTTAA
- a CDS encoding hydrogenase small subunit produces the protein MKNSELYEKLSNRLIGLEALEGFKEEKSLTTHLEEKGVSRRDFMKWAAAMTAMLALPSSFSPLIAKAATLSDRLPIIWLHMAECTGCSESLLRTDAPTIDSLIFDYISLEYHETLMAASGWQAEHNLETAIEKYKGRYILMVEGGIPTGENASFLTIGGHGKTGEQSAIEASNNALAIFAIGTCSAFGGIQAAHPNPTGAQALSKVTDKHVINVPGCPPSEKNIVGTLLHYILYGTLPALDAYNRPKWAYGLRIHDLCERRGHFDAGEFVEEFGDEGAKQGYCLYKVGCKGPYTFNNCSKNKFNSHMSWPIQAGHGCIGCSEPNFWDTMGPLEEPLANRLYNTIFKGLGADATADKIGVGLLTLTGIGIAAHAAISKYKNPKDSQGE, from the coding sequence TTGAAGAATAGTGAACTTTATGAAAAATTATCTAATCGATTAATTGGTTTAGAAGCTTTAGAAGGTTTTAAAGAAGAAAAGTCTTTAACTACACACTTAGAAGAAAAAGGTGTATCAAGAAGGGATTTTATGAAGTGGGCAGCTGCTATGACAGCTATGTTAGCTCTTCCTTCAAGCTTTTCTCCTTTAATTGCAAAAGCAGCAACTTTGAGTGATAGATTACCAATTATTTGGTTACATATGGCTGAGTGTACAGGATGTAGTGAATCTTTACTTAGAACAGATGCTCCTACAATTGATTCACTTATTTTTGATTATATCTCTTTAGAATATCATGAAACTTTGATGGCGGCTTCTGGTTGGCAAGCTGAACACAATCTTGAAACAGCTATTGAAAAATATAAGGGAAGATATATTTTAATGGTTGAGGGTGGAATACCAACAGGGGAAAATGCTTCTTTTTTAACAATTGGAGGTCATGGAAAAACAGGAGAACAGTCAGCAATCGAAGCATCTAATAATGCTTTAGCAATATTTGCAATAGGAACTTGTTCTGCTTTTGGAGGGATTCAAGCAGCTCATCCAAATCCAACAGGAGCTCAAGCCTTATCAAAAGTTACAGATAAACATGTAATAAATGTTCCAGGGTGTCCACCAAGTGAGAAAAATATAGTTGGAACATTACTTCATTATATACTTTATGGAACTTTACCAGCACTTGATGCTTATAACAGACCAAAATGGGCTTATGGATTAAGAATTCATGACTTATGTGAAAGAAGAGGGCACTTTGATGCAGGTGAGTTTGTTGAAGAGTTTGGAGATGAAGGGGCTAAACAAGGTTACTGTTTATATAAAGTAGGATGTAAAGGACCATATACATTTAATAACTGTTCAAAGAATAAATTCAACTCTCATATGTCTTGGCCAATTCAAGCTGGGCATGGATGTATTGGTTGTAGTGAACCAAATTTCTGGGATACAATGGGACCACTTGAAGAACCACTTGCAAATAGATTGTACAATACAATATTTAAAGGTTTAGGGGCAGATGCAACAGCTGATAAAATAGGAGTTGGATTATTGACTCTTACAGGAATTGGAATTGCAGCACATGCAGCTATTTCAAAGTATAAAAATCCAAAAGATTCACAAGGAGAATAA
- the truA gene encoding tRNA pseudouridine(38-40) synthase TruA, with amino-acid sequence MNLKFTISYDGSAFLGSQKQTNKNTVEDELLKVFKALNISTKIILSGRTDRDVHATKQVFNCEIPDFWEDLIKLREVINRRVVQSIKILKIEKVNDDFHSRFSAKRRTYRYLITTKNTNPFNQKYITYVKSVDEELLKEAIKEFIGIYDFKYFHKTGSEKEQTKRQIFDTKFYKYRDIYVFKFTANSYLRSQIRLMVGFLLAINEKKLSIEDLKDQLRVKKHIFKTPVAPNGLYLTKIDY; translated from the coding sequence TTGAATTTAAAGTTTACTATCTCTTATGATGGAAGTGCTTTTTTGGGAAGTCAAAAACAAACAAATAAGAATACAGTTGAAGATGAGCTTTTAAAAGTCTTTAAAGCTTTAAATATTAGTACAAAAATTATTCTAAGTGGAAGAACTGATAGAGATGTTCACGCAACAAAGCAAGTATTTAATTGTGAAATACCAGATTTTTGGGAAGATTTAATTAAATTAAGAGAAGTTATAAATAGAAGAGTAGTTCAAAGTATAAAGATTTTGAAAATAGAAAAAGTAAATGATGATTTTCATTCAAGATTTTCTGCAAAGAGAAGAACTTATAGATATCTAATAACAACAAAGAATACAAATCCTTTTAACCAAAAATATATAACTTATGTAAAAAGTGTTGATGAAGAACTTTTAAAAGAGGCAATAAAAGAGTTTATTGGTATCTATGATTTTAAATATTTTCATAAAACAGGAAGCGAAAAAGAACAAACAAAAAGGCAAATTTTTGACACAAAATTTTATAAATATAGAGATATTTACGTTTTTAAATTTACAGCAAACTCATATTTAAGATCTCAAATAAGATTAATGGTTGGATTTTTACTAGCAATTAATGAGAAAAAATTAAGTATTGAAGATTTAAAAGATCAATTAAGAGTTAAAAAACATATATTTAAAACTCCAGTAGCTCCCAATGGATTGTATTTGACTAAAATCGATTATTGA
- a CDS encoding LptF/LptG family permease: MRLNRYLHTQLSLTFFPIFLGLFFITSVVFLVKLASLTSVITMSLWELIVLFSYSIPQIIFYTLPITFFISLAISVGKLSSEYELTVITSFGLNPLKVLKIFLPITVLMTAILLVISLGLIPKTKYLTKTFMDFKKKEANFNIKESEFGQKFGDWLIYISSKDDKTYKDVKLFKTEKDKEQFIISEQAHLINQDGNLSFKLESGKVFIIDHKEFNQIDYENMYINDTIENSNYEDFKNSYKFWKSNLKKNKDLDDFTFFILTSIFPLISLFLVVVFGYFNPRYEKNKTTAFAVLAVVLYYILIKYIGDNFLLHAIYIIPLIWIIASYILYSTTIKKEY; encoded by the coding sequence TTGAGATTAAACAGATATTTACATACACAACTTAGCCTTACATTTTTTCCTATATTTTTAGGACTATTTTTTATAACTTCAGTTGTATTCTTAGTAAAACTTGCTAGTCTTACATCTGTAATTACAATGAGTTTATGGGAATTAATAGTTCTATTCTCTTACTCAATTCCACAAATTATTTTTTATACTTTACCAATTACTTTTTTTATTTCACTTGCTATTAGTGTTGGTAAATTATCAAGTGAATATGAACTTACTGTTATTACATCTTTTGGACTAAATCCTTTAAAAGTATTAAAAATATTTTTACCAATAACAGTTTTAATGACAGCTATTCTTTTAGTTATATCTTTAGGATTAATTCCTAAAACAAAATATCTTACAAAAACATTTATGGATTTTAAGAAAAAAGAGGCAAACTTTAATATAAAAGAGAGTGAATTTGGACAAAAATTTGGAGATTGGCTTATTTATATCTCTTCAAAAGATGATAAAACATATAAAGATGTAAAACTATTTAAAACAGAAAAAGATAAAGAGCAATTTATTATAAGTGAACAAGCACACTTAATAAATCAAGATGGAAACCTTAGTTTTAAACTTGAAAGTGGAAAAGTTTTTATAATTGATCATAAAGAGTTTAATCAAATTGATTATGAAAATATGTATATAAATGACACAATAGAAAATTCAAATTATGAAGATTTTAAAAATAGTTATAAGTTTTGGAAAAGTAATTTAAAGAAGAATAAAGATCTTGATGATTTTACTTTTTTTATATTAACTTCAATTTTTCCTTTGATATCTCTGTTTTTAGTTGTTGTTTTTGGATATTTTAATCCAAGATATGAAAAAAACAAAACAACAGCTTTTGCAGTTTTAGCAGTTGTTTTATACTATATATTAATAAAGTATATTGGAGATAACTTTCTTTTACACGCAATATATATTATTCCACTTATTTGGATAATAGCTAGTTATATTTTATATAGTACAACAATCAAAAAAGAGTATTAA
- a CDS encoding prepilin peptidase, with protein MENILLAIFCINLLLLVIYDFKYKAVPDYLLLISLILAFFITSENLIEAIKTAFIISGAFVLLNFLATFYIQNIKSRIFKDESLKTQTALGEGDVILLASFGVILGLTSTVILVFLAAIFAIFLYIYQVKRGGNREIPFIPPLAIAFFITHFSDILTLFKDYI; from the coding sequence ATGGAAAATATTTTATTGGCAATTTTTTGTATAAATTTATTGCTTCTTGTTATTTATGATTTTAAATACAAAGCAGTTCCTGATTATCTTTTATTAATATCATTAATTTTGGCATTTTTCATAACAAGTGAGAATTTAATAGAAGCTATTAAAACAGCATTTATAATAAGTGGTGCATTTGTACTTCTTAATTTTTTGGCAACTTTTTATATACAAAATATAAAATCAAGAATATTTAAAGATGAAAGTTTAAAAACTCAAACAGCTTTGGGAGAAGGAGATGTTATCTTATTAGCATCTTTTGGAGTTATTTTAGGTCTTACATCTACTGTAATTTTAGTATTTCTAGCAGCAATATTTGCAATATTCTTATATATATACCAAGTAAAAAGAGGTGGAAATAGAGAAATTCCTTTTATTCCTCCTTTAGCAATAGCATTTTTTATAACACATTTTTCTGATATTTTAACGCTTTTTAAGGATTATATTTGA
- a CDS encoding di-trans,poly-cis-decaprenylcistransferase has product MEQTSNNSLNHIAIIMDGNGRWAKNKGLNRTAGHEEGAKVVREITTYCAKIGIKYLTLYAFSTENWARPKLEIEYLMKLLDKYLKNELKTLMENSIRFKAIGDLSKFSKALQKTIKDVEEKTADNKNLTQVLALNYGSKDEIIRAIKKLTEKNLEINEKNFEACLDTAEIGNVDLLIRTSGEIRLSNYLLWQNAYAEMFFTSTLWPDFNSKELENIIEEFYNRQRRFGGV; this is encoded by the coding sequence ATGGAGCAAACTTCTAATAATTCCTTAAATCATATTGCAATAATAATGGATGGAAATGGAAGATGGGCGAAAAATAAGGGATTAAATAGAACAGCAGGTCATGAAGAGGGTGCAAAAGTTGTAAGAGAAATCACAACTTATTGTGCAAAAATAGGTATTAAATATTTAACTTTGTATGCTTTTTCTACTGAAAACTGGGCAAGACCAAAACTTGAAATAGAGTATCTTATGAAACTTCTTGATAAATATCTAAAAAATGAGTTAAAAACTTTGATGGAAAATAGTATTAGATTTAAAGCAATTGGAGATTTAAGTAAATTTTCTAAAGCTTTACAAAAAACTATAAAAGATGTAGAAGAGAAAACGGCAGATAATAAAAACTTAACTCAAGTTTTAGCACTGAATTATGGTTCAAAAGATGAGATTATTAGAGCTATAAAGAAATTAACTGAGAAAAATCTTGAAATAAATGAGAAAAACTTCGAAGCTTGTCTTGATACAGCAGAGATAGGAAATGTTGACTTACTTATAAGAACAAGTGGAGAAATAAGGCTTTCAAACTATTTATTGTGGCAAAATGCGTATGCAGAGATGTTTTTTACATCTACACTTTGGCCAGATTTTAACTCAAAAGAGTTAGAAAATATTATTGAAGAGTTTTATAATAGACAAAGAAGATTTGGAGGAGTTTGA
- the coaBC gene encoding bifunctional phosphopantothenoylcysteine decarboxylase/phosphopantothenate--cysteine ligase CoaBC, producing the protein MILKGKNILLGVTGSIAIYKSLELVRLYIKAGANVKVLMSEASKKFITPLTFEVISQNRALDETTENWEKNQNYNHIDITKWADIFVLAPLSANSINKIANGIADNLLLQTVLACKKPIVLAPAANTNMIENSITKESLKKINSLGFKIVDTQTKELACKDIGNGAMAEPIDVFHKTARELLKSEYWENRDAVISGGGTLEKIDEVRYISNFSSGKMASSMAMALYYKGANVKLVSTRGYENIAKNIELRVVESSKEMLDSLLYFMENANLYKKPYLFKAAAVSDYIPKKTYEGKLKKESLGDSFSLELVQNIDILNTLPKNYFYSIGFKAEMDKENAKKNAQNMLIKKSLDSVCLNILENSDSFGTSNNKIELIGKNFEQSFNGDKLNLSLEILEFFEKEYK; encoded by the coding sequence ATGATTTTAAAAGGTAAAAATATACTTCTAGGAGTTACAGGTTCTATTGCAATTTATAAGAGTTTAGAGCTTGTAAGACTATATATAAAAGCTGGAGCAAATGTAAAAGTTCTTATGAGTGAAGCTTCAAAGAAGTTTATTACACCTTTAACTTTTGAGGTAATATCTCAAAACAGAGCGCTAGATGAAACAACAGAAAACTGGGAAAAAAATCAAAACTATAATCATATAGATATTACAAAATGGGCAGATATATTTGTACTTGCACCACTTAGTGCAAATAGCATCAATAAAATTGCAAATGGAATTGCAGATAATTTACTTTTACAAACAGTTCTTGCTTGTAAAAAACCAATTGTTTTGGCTCCTGCTGCAAATACAAATATGATAGAAAATAGTATTACAAAAGAGAGTTTAAAAAAAATAAATTCACTTGGATTTAAAATTGTTGATACACAAACTAAAGAGTTAGCTTGTAAAGATATTGGAAATGGTGCTATGGCTGAACCAATAGATGTTTTTCATAAAACTGCAAGAGAATTATTAAAAAGTGAATATTGGGAAAATAGAGATGCTGTAATAAGTGGTGGTGGAACATTAGAAAAAATTGATGAGGTAAGATATATTTCAAACTTTTCAAGTGGGAAAATGGCATCATCTATGGCAATGGCACTTTATTATAAAGGTGCAAATGTAAAGCTTGTAAGTACAAGAGGATATGAAAATATTGCTAAAAACATAGAATTAAGAGTTGTAGAGAGTTCTAAAGAGATGTTAGATAGTTTACTTTATTTTATGGAAAATGCGAATTTATATAAAAAACCATATCTCTTTAAAGCAGCAGCTGTTAGTGATTATATTCCTAAAAAAACATATGAAGGAAAACTAAAAAAAGAGAGTTTAGGAGATAGTTTTTCCCTAGAATTAGTTCAAAATATAGATATATTGAATACTCTTCCAAAAAACTATTTTTATAGTATTGGATTTAAAGCAGAAATGGATAAAGAAAATGCAAAAAAAAATGCACAAAATATGCTTATAAAAAAATCATTAGATTCTGTTTGCCTTAATATTTTAGAAAACTCTGATAGTTTTGGAACATCAAATAATAAAATAGAGCTAATAGGAAAAAACTTTGAGCAAAGTTTTAATGGAGATAAATTAAATTTATCTTTAGAAATATTAGAATTTTTTGAAAAAGAGTATAAATAA
- the glmU gene encoding bifunctional UDP-N-acetylglucosamine diphosphorylase/glucosamine-1-phosphate N-acetyltransferase GlmU, protein MNKKSVIILAAGQGTRMKSTLPKVLHRISGKPMIYYSIKEALKISDDITVVLYHQFERVQEEIEKYFSNINFVIQDHANYPGTGGAVMNIIPKYEKVLVLNADMPLIQATELKKFDLDATIVMSVLNLKSADGYGRVVIENDNVKKIVEQKDANENELKITTANAGIYQFCTKFLLENLSKLNNNNNQKEYYITDLVEMAINQNLELKPIYVSEENFKGVNSKVELADAEVIHQNRIKQEFLKAGVIMRLPETIYIEDGVEIEGESIIENGVTLLGNTKIINSHIKTNSIIESSIIENSDVGPLARVRPDCKIKDTHIGNFVETKKAELNGVKAGHLSYLGDCFIDSGTNIGCGTITCNYDGVKKHQTIIGKNVFVGSDTQFVAPITVEDDVIIGAGTTVTDNLKKGQLYVTRAKSRQIDGYFYKHFESKKK, encoded by the coding sequence TTGAATAAAAAATCAGTAATAATTCTTGCAGCAGGTCAAGGAACTAGAATGAAATCAACTTTACCAAAAGTTCTGCATAGAATTTCAGGAAAGCCAATGATTTACTACTCTATAAAAGAAGCACTAAAAATAAGTGATGATATTACAGTTGTTTTATATCATCAATTTGAAAGAGTACAAGAAGAGATAGAAAAATATTTTTCAAATATAAATTTTGTAATACAAGATCATGCAAACTATCCAGGAACTGGTGGAGCTGTTATGAATATTATTCCAAAATACGAGAAAGTTTTGGTATTAAATGCAGATATGCCACTTATTCAGGCAACAGAGTTAAAGAAGTTTGATTTAGATGCAACAATTGTAATGTCTGTTTTAAACTTAAAAAGTGCAGATGGATATGGAAGAGTTGTTATAGAAAATGATAATGTAAAAAAAATAGTTGAACAAAAAGATGCAAATGAAAATGAGCTTAAAATAACAACAGCAAATGCTGGTATTTATCAGTTTTGTACAAAGTTTTTACTTGAAAACTTATCAAAACTAAATAACAATAATAATCAAAAAGAGTACTACATAACTGATTTAGTTGAGATGGCTATTAATCAAAACTTAGAGTTAAAACCAATCTATGTAAGTGAAGAGAATTTTAAAGGAGTTAATTCAAAAGTTGAGTTAGCTGATGCTGAAGTTATTCATCAAAACAGAATAAAGCAAGAGTTCTTAAAAGCTGGTGTGATTATGAGACTGCCTGAAACTATCTATATTGAAGATGGAGTTGAAATAGAGGGTGAGAGTATTATTGAAAATGGAGTTACTCTTCTTGGAAATACAAAGATTATAAACTCTCATATAAAAACAAACTCAATAATAGAAAGCTCTATTATAGAAAATAGCGATGTTGGACCACTTGCAAGAGTAAGACCTGATTGTAAAATAAAAGATACACATATTGGGAATTTTGTTGAGACAAAAAAAGCTGAATTAAATGGAGTAAAAGCTGGGCATTTAAGCTATTTAGGAGATTGTTTTATAGATAGTGGGACAAATATTGGTTGTGGAACAATTACTTGTAATTATGATGGAGTAAAAAAACACCAAACAATTATAGGAAAAAATGTTTTTGTAGGAAGTGATACACAATTTGTAGCTCCAATTACTGTTGAAGATGATGTAATAATTGGTGCTGGAACAACTGTTACAGATAATTTGAAAAAAGGTCAATTGTATGTAACAAGAGCAAAATCAAGACAGATTGATGGATACTTTTATAAACATTTTGAAAGTAAGAAAAAATGA
- a CDS encoding ankyrin repeat domain-containing protein: protein MLSYFKADRETLLKELLLDNANEDKIKKLIAKGVDINSVDERGKTILFYLVFKKKFNSIKLLIDLGIDLYKEDSTNATILSNSCDKYDFPAAKFLLENGYNINQKNSKGRTLLQELVISSNHKAYNFLQDFNPDYDSIDNSGKTVLFDAVLSGSLELVEDVVKKIKDINANDKNGQTALFYSVLQENLRISLVLMAKGININRVDNSGQNALYNAVLLGSRNRILINHLIDRRIDLNVVDNRNMTIVDEIFYITTLQKHDKDIEDKKYLRINQKDDYFSLAQQILGFSSSVDSLDKDGKTTLQKELEKNNYAFAEILIKNKADVEITDENGRSLLHQEILKGFSSRRTVEFLILNGANVDQIDNYGKSILDNLIELYLASEGEKEPREELETYVQENGDFDFYIKKILAHGVNVNLKRFMGRNILFDLVQYNCQVIMDSLVEHGADVNCIDQSGITPITHMVEEGLKLTNIKEQNEFLKRLQSFLKYKVSLDIQDKDGRTVVHKAVIADNLQVVEKLMIKKANLNIKDSHGRTALHHTQWKGNYEIARWLLAAGADINIPDNSGFNILNYATILGHARLVITLIKSGALLHNNHPKNKKIAAFFKSKERVLDRYLEGTNISDFKMKTALIELVTNFRKEINQAII, encoded by the coding sequence GTGCTAAGTTATTTTAAAGCAGATAGGGAAACTCTTTTAAAAGAGCTTCTTTTAGATAATGCTAATGAAGATAAAATTAAAAAACTTATTGCTAAAGGTGTAGATATAAACTCTGTTGATGAAAGAGGAAAAACTATACTATTTTATCTAGTATTTAAAAAGAAATTTAACTCTATAAAGCTATTGATAGATTTAGGAATAGATTTATATAAAGAAGATAGTACAAATGCAACTATTTTAAGTAATTCTTGTGATAAATATGACTTTCCAGCGGCAAAGTTTTTGCTTGAAAATGGCTACAACATAAATCAAAAAAATAGTAAAGGAAGAACTTTATTACAAGAGTTAGTAATAAGTTCAAATCATAAAGCATATAATTTTTTACAAGATTTTAATCCTGATTATGATTCTATTGATAATAGTGGAAAGACTGTTCTGTTTGATGCTGTTTTAAGTGGAAGTTTAGAGCTTGTTGAAGATGTAGTAAAAAAAATAAAAGATATAAATGCAAATGATAAAAATGGTCAAACAGCACTATTTTATTCAGTTTTACAAGAAAATTTAAGAATCTCTTTGGTTTTGATGGCAAAAGGAATAAATATAAATAGAGTTGATAATAGTGGACAAAATGCACTATATAATGCTGTTTTATTAGGAAGTAGAAATAGAATTCTAATTAATCATTTAATAGATAGAAGAATAGATTTAAATGTTGTAGATAATAGAAATATGACTATTGTTGATGAGATATTCTATATTACAACTTTACAAAAACACGATAAAGATATTGAAGATAAAAAGTATTTAAGAATAAACCAAAAAGATGATTATTTCTCTTTAGCGCAACAGATTTTAGGTTTCTCATCTAGTGTAGATAGTTTGGATAAAGATGGAAAGACAACATTACAAAAAGAACTAGAAAAAAATAATTATGCTTTTGCAGAGATATTAATAAAAAATAAAGCTGATGTTGAGATAACAGATGAAAATGGAAGAAGTCTTCTTCATCAAGAGATTTTAAAAGGTTTTTCAAGTAGAAGAACTGTTGAGTTTCTTATTTTAAATGGAGCAAATGTAGATCAAATAGATAATTATGGAAAATCTATTTTGGATAATTTAATAGAATTGTATTTAGCTTCAGAAGGAGAAAAAGAGCCTAGAGAAGAGTTGGAAACCTATGTTCAAGAAAATGGTGATTTTGATTTTTATATTAAAAAAATCTTGGCTCACGGAGTAAATGTAAATCTAAAAAGATTTATGGGAAGAAATATACTATTTGATTTGGTGCAATATAATTGCCAAGTTATTATGGATAGTTTGGTTGAACACGGAGCAGATGTAAATTGTATTGATCAAAGTGGAATTACTCCAATTACACATATGGTAGAAGAGGGCTTAAAACTTACAAATATAAAAGAGCAAAATGAGTTTTTAAAGAGATTACAAAGTTTTTTAAAATATAAAGTTAGTTTGGATATTCAAGATAAAGATGGACGAACAGTTGTTCATAAAGCTGTAATTGCAGATAATCTACAGGTTGTAGAAAAACTTATGATAAAAAAAGCAAATTTAAATATAAAAGATAGTCATGGAAGAACAGCTCTTCATCATACTCAATGGAAAGGAAATTATGAGATAGCAAGATGGCTTTTAGCAGCTGGTGCTGATATAAATATTCCTGATAATAGTGGATTTAATATCTTAAACTATGCAACAATATTGGGTCATGCAAGATTGGTAATAACTCTTATAAAATCAGGAGCTTTACTACATAATAATCACCCAAAAAATAAAAAAATCGCAGCTTTTTTTAAGAGTAAAGAAAGAGTTTTAGATAGATATTTAGAAGGTACAAATATTAGTGATTTTAAAATGAAAACAGCACTAATAGAACTTGTAACAAATTTTAGAAAAGAGATAAACCAAGCTATAATTTAA